The nucleotide window GTATTCAATCCATTGAACTTATCGTAACAGCTAGCTAAGAGCTCTTCTCTCTCCCAGCTTTATTCTGAATACATTGCTTTTAAAATTGCAGAACAAAATAATATAAAAGAGGatgataaataattaagaaaggaAAGGTTGGCTCATTAGTTCTTCAGTACAGTTTCTGGCTAATTTTATCTGCATCATTTGAGcctaatttactttttttttttttttctttttgacatAGTGGCATGGTGGAAGCACGTGATATTTCAGGCCTGCCTGCATAaaattatatatgctaaactaaTGATAACCTAACCTGCCATGCACAATTTCAactttaaattgtttaattaactgGTTTCTTCTTgactaaataatttataaaatgcatgattattattattactattattattatttttttaaattaagaggTCTTGGTGTTTTTGTCCTGAAGCTGTGTAGTCTTTTTAAATAACCAATAATTCAAaaacaattatttaaaaaaaaatgtgctTGAATTGTAGAGAAACTAGAACAGCTGGGAATGCATacaacaaaagaaaaaaattttcagaGTATATGTACATAAAAAATATTGACCCAGTTCTTATTTTATGAATTATCAGACAACGAAAACGACGAGTATCAGAAGATGACAAGATTTTGGTTTCCGATACCTTCAAGACCATGGAGGAACTCTTATGTTTGATCTTCTACCTCTCTTTAAGATTCTGTTATTAGCAATAGTCTCACTCTATTGATAATTACAAATTACTACTATATTCATTATTACTTTTTACATATTTATCCAAAGATGAGCTAGCTAGTACTCTTATTAGATAGAGTGTGTTTGCATTTCGCATTGAAAAATGACATtgatatagattttttttttttttttttataaaaatgaatACCATGTACTTTGTCATATGCTTCTTTCTTCGTTTATCCACACCATAAATGGATAGAATCAAGTTTCTATCAATTCTAATACCAATATCAAATAGCCCTTGAACCAATTTGTATATTTACTTTCAAATTTTTTAAGCCTTTATGTGGGACTCCAACAGGTAGCCTGGAGGCTATTGTGCAGATTGGATGGCCGAACACGCTTCTGATCATGCAGTTGCCTCTCTTCTCCACTTCTGCATGATCTCAGCTGGGTAGCAGGTAGTTTGTGTGCTGGCTTGTTGTGGACCCAAAATATGGATAATCATTGGTGAATGCCTCATTCTTTGACctctttaattcttcaatttgtaaagtaAGTCAGCCAATGTGAACTTCCCGTATTCAGCCTCCGCATCTCCCTGTTCCatttgaaaaatgaattaaatctcaatgaagaaaaaaataataatttaatgagCTTTTTTTAGATTTTTGTTAGCCTTAAAACCTTAAAATTCAAGTAATTATGTAAAATAAAAGctgaaaaaaataaagaatatatTTTAACCATTGATTTTTATATAATTAGCATTGTGAGATCATTCAacctaaaggaattaaaaatagaaaatgaTGCATGAGAACGTGAGATAAAGATTATACATGCAACTATCAACTGACACAAAAATGTTTTTCTTTTACTTATTTATATAAAATCTTTACGAAATCtgttttatctttaattaaaATCTTCTAACCTTGGCTTCGTATTCATAATTGTgacagtatttatttatttatttatttaaataaatgagagtatttcaaatcaagaacacatattcttttccttttataaagATAATCGTAGATCCACTTGCAAATTTTGTTCCTTAGAAAAGTCAAACCACGTGTGCCCATTGCCCACCAGTGTGCGTCTCTTTGGCCCTCTCATTGCCGAATGACTTGTTTGACCATCTCCGCGcagctttttccttttttttaaatctcattaattaaaataacatattaaattaaagtattatatttttatataagttatataaataaaattaattaattatataaaaataatacaaaaaatttaaaagagtCTATAGTATTAATAGAACATATTAATTAACAAATAGGCGAGAGCTGCgcactttatttttttaagttcataatttttttatgaattttattaaataatcttTAAATTTAGATAAGAAACGatttataattcataaattattgttataaaaagaaataaataacttataaaatacaTATAAAAACTCTTCAACAGAGATGAATAActcaattaaagaaaagaaacacATCATATATATTTAGATCTACTAATAAAGAgagatttaaaaatttatttactcaaaatttattaataattataaatatgagAAAATGCTTTTAGAATCTATTTCAAATTAATATAGATttgagaattattaaaaaaattaatagaaaaagaaatATAAAGAGATTGACACCAGTGAAAACACTCAATGCTACCTAAAAAGAATATCAAAGGATAAAAGAGGGGAGGAGaagaaaaaagaggaaaaaaaaaaagaaacagaaAAAATTATCCACCAACTTCAGAGAGTTCATTCTTGcactatttttcattattttttttatttgggcAAGTAGTATATTTACTTTTTTAacattcttaaaaaataattaaaatctgaACTCTGAATTATCAATTTAACAACTAATAAGTAATACTATAAATTAATTTTCGTGTGtcatattaaatttatttctttaaaatcaTTCAAACTGATATATATTAAGAGATTTATGAGATTAAATATATACATATttcataattgaaatttaaaaattaaattaattatgattaacaagataaaaattaaattcacttgttaattatttaatttttaaattttattttttaattatattgaaatatatatatatatatatatatatatatttatatacatgaatttttttttagatttataaaacgtgctatatatatatatatatatacgaatATTTTTTTTGAGTTTAGATTTATAAAACGTGCTATATattatgaaaggcattttggctGCTTCAAAGTTAAAGCATCAATTGCATGCGTAGGGTAGTCCAAATATTCCAATAGATGTGTGCACATGATATTTTGTCTTCTTGTACTTTTACCAGCCTCAAAATGAGAATAAAATAAGCAAATTGCTCACTCTCTAAAACTTACTCATTAAAATATTGTTTAAACTAATCTTAAATCTTGGTTTTTGTGTTTGTAACCCAGTAGGGGAGAGATCCCCCTTCGTGGAAATTACTAGTTCCTTTGaatataagagagagagagagagagagagagagagttggatGCCTTTTCTTGGTCTTGGACTTTTCTTCAAGCACGCGTTCATTGGCTTGTGGATTGAACATCTCAGGATATAAATAGACAATCTCAGGCCTTGCAATGTTTTAAAGCCAATGAATTAATAGTGCTATTTCTTTGAGAGAGATCATATGTAAAAAGAGTGCGAGAGTGTTGAATTGCTAAAAACAAAGAAAGATGGTGAGAGCTCCTTGCTGTGAGAAGATGGGATTGAAGAAAGGGCCATGGACACCCGAAGAAGATAAGATTTTGATTTCCCACATTCAAAAATATGGCCATAGCAATTGGCGTGCACTGCCTAAGCTAGCTGGTAATCCTCCAAAACCCTCTCTGGGTTTTTGAATTAGTCAAGGAAGGAAACCACAGACAAATCTTTTTCTTGATTGAGCTTTTAGTTTTGTTTCAAACCTGTTTAAAGATGAATGTATCCATTTGAGGACCattttgaattattttaaatGAAGCTCTATGGATAATAATGTCTTAATTAAGTGCGTTTCCATTTTTGTTCTGTAGGTTTATTAAGATGTGGGAAGAGTTGCAGACTCCGATGGATAAACTATTTAAGACCAGACATTAAGAGAGGAAACTTCACCGAGGAAGAAGAGGAAACCATCATCAAGTTACATGAAATGCTGGGAAATAGGTATGCACATGAGCACTATTATTGGATTTTGAAATTCTCTTTTCCTAAATCTGGTCTCGAAAGATTCTTGGTAGTTTAATTGCTGCAAATTTCTAAGACAAAAGATTAATCAGTCCTCCTTCATTTTCCAGGTGGTCAGCAATTGCAGCGAAATTACCAGGAAGGACAGATAATGAGATTAAGAATGTGTGGCACACCCACTTGAAGAAGAAGCTCAAACAAAAGCAAGACTCCAAATCCAATAATCAAGAACTATATGTGACAGTACCAAAATGTGAAGAAATCAGTGTCAGTAACCTATCAGAATCTGAGAATTCCAACGTTCCAACTCTTCCGGGATTACCTGAAAGTCCAGGCCGACATTCACCAATGTCCCCTCAACCCTCTTCTAGCAGTGACCTTTCCACCGTAACGGAGACCTCAGATGCCACAGCAGAAACAGACAACATTGAGGTTGAAAATATGGACTCATCGGAGATGATCTTTCCGGTGATTAACGAAGATTTTTGGTCAGAAGCAGACTTGTTTGAGAATTCCAGCATGGAATTGGCATCAGATATTATGGTACCTTCAGGATTTTATGGCAACGGTCCAACAAGTATTGATGATGATATGGATTTCTGGTACAACCTTTTTGTTATAGCTGGGGGAATAGAGGAATTACTATAATTTTTTGTTGGAGAGCAAATGAATTTGAACATCCAGGGAATCTTTCAGGACTTTTGACCGCTAACCTGGAAAACAGAAACACAAAAGATTTCCAGGGCGGGCCAAATTTTTCCAAAAGGAAGAATACATATCTATCACTCATTGACGAAGACAATAATGAGCAAAGATAATTCTATGATTTGTTGGGTGTACTTTTGAAGGGAAATGAAGACACAGAAGAATAAAGGGTAAGAGATGAGAAGGTTGGAAAAGTTTTGTTTGTATAGTGACATATTAGTATTAAATAGGTTACCATTAATTCGTAGTTACTCTTCATTCAACACAGATATTATTATTTGACAAACCTTGTAATACTTGTCTAATTATATTTAATGCATAAAATTTATTAGGATGCTTCTCCTCTTGTTCTTTCATTTATCAATCGTCAATCACCCTAATTGATTACGTACTGTAATTTGTTCAATAAAATCTAGCTAGAGCAGCTCTTTGAATGAAACTTTGGATATCTATTTTGCAGAGTCACTTGTAATAGTTTTGAACCGTTGATTAACGTGAGTTCCACCACATAAAGCAAGTGATGACCTATATATATCAATTAATAGAGATTATATAGTgtgcttaaatttttttttttttttaattctgtaATATACAATGGAAAATTTTTGCTTAAATTCGGTTCATCATAAATCAAAGGCATAAATATATGAgacttatatatttaataagtgaatCTCATTATATATTTGAAGATTTAAGTTTATGATGAATTAagtttagaaaaaaaatacaatatataacaTATGGTTGGATAATCAACATTAAAGAGTAATTGTTCATCACCTTACTGCTTTGAATATTCAACAAAAGCTAGCTAGAGCAgttctttaaatttaaataaaaaatctggaactttttttaatttttatacgaTCATATCACTCATAACtgtgcaatttaaaaccattatTAACAGTGGTGGATCTATTAATTTTTTTCCCTAATcaacatataaaaaataaataacaaaatgttattaaaaaattattagagtCTAAGTCCAACTGGAATTAGGAAATATAATTAGTTTaaaaagtataattaatttagcaagtttagtataatttaaattatgaaatttaataattagagtcataaAAAGACTAATTTTTAGTGGCCTATTTatatatgtaattagttggccattattgtcacgatctgatcccatgggccagaccggcactaagaCTTGGGTTAGCATAAAGTCCCTAAAacccgtagtaagtctaactattttCTAACCCAACCATAAAGCCCATATTTGAGCCCAATTTGAAGAAATCACCTGGACAAAGTCCGGGCATAATCTGAACCATTCAACGGGGAGTTCTCAACTTATCTGACTTGTAATTAGAAAATATACAAATTTGGGGAattcagctcaccctcacaatcatcAATCAATCAACGAAGTCtaatggaagctcagctcccttATCCATCATAAATATCCATTCCATTTAATATACATgtataatattaagtttacaattttaaaataataattttttaccaTTTCCAAACCAAATAAGATAATCCTAGCACATGCAGAATTCTAAAGTTTAAATTAACAACATAAAATATTGATATAGTAGCTAATGGACCTGCGAATAAGAAAGCGGGTTAAACTcaagaaaatattaaattatgaagtttaatagaatttaaattatgaaatttaataattagaatcCAAAAAGGACTGGATTTTAATGGTATATTTATATGTATAGTTGGTTGACTATTATATGGAATGCATTGTAGAAAGCTCACAAAGTGAAGAAGTATATTGAATTCTGTGAGTTTTGTTTGGGTGACtttgagggtgagaaaaataattagtgattgtaattattttttcttgataGTGAATTTGTTGGTGGAGTAGATAGTGGCCTATTTATATGTGTAGTTGGTTAGCCATTATACGGAATGCATTATAAAGAGCTCACAAAGTGAAGAGGTGTATTGAATTCTGTAAGTTTTGTTTAagtgattttgagggtgagaaaaataattagtgtttataattattttttcttgataGTGGATTTGTTGGTGGAGTAGAGTTATGCTAAACcacattaaattttgtgttttttattttgtGTGGGTGTAGTTTTTCAtaacaattggtatcaaagccgtgATTTGAGATGTCAAAGATGGCGAATACAAAATTTGATATAGAACCTTTCGATGGAAAAAATAATTTCAGTATGTGGCAAAGCATCGTGAAGGATGTCCTTGTACAATAACgattaattaaaatattgaatGAGAAGCAACCAACAACTATAAAAGATGATGATTGGGAGGAGCTTCAACAAAAAGCTATGAGTACGATTAGATTGACGTTAATTCCAAATGTGAAGTACAATGTCTTTGAAGAAATTTTGCCAATTATTTTGTGAAAGAAATTAGAGAGTTTGTACATATCAAAGTCACTCACAAATGGCTTGTACTTGAAGAAGGAGTTATACCAACTCAAAATGGATGAAGGTACTGATATGAGTGATcaccttaatatttttaataacttaATTACTCAATTGGCTAGTATTGGTGTAAAGGTA belongs to Hevea brasiliensis isolate MT/VB/25A 57/8 chromosome 4, ASM3005281v1, whole genome shotgun sequence and includes:
- the LOC110659500 gene encoding transcription factor MYB13 — its product is MVRAPCCEKMGLKKGPWTPEEDKILISHIQKYGHSNWRALPKLAGLLRCGKSCRLRWINYLRPDIKRGNFTEEEEETIIKLHEMLGNRWSAIAAKLPGRTDNEIKNVWHTHLKKKLKQKQDSKSNNQELYVTVPKCEEISVSNLSESENSNVPTLPGLPESPGRHSPMSPQPSSSSDLSTVTETSDATAETDNIEVENMDSSEMIFPVINEDFWSEADLFENSSMELASDIMVPSGFYGNGPTSIDDDMDFWYNLFVIAGGIEELL